CGGTGCGCGAGGCACTGCAACGGCTCAACACCGAGGGCTGGGTCGATCTGCGGCCCGCGCAGGGCGCGTTCGTGCACGAGCCGACCGAGGAGGAGGCCGACCAACTCCTCACGGTGCGCACCCTGCTGGAGGCGGAGGCGGCCCGGCTGGCCGCACTCCACGCCGACGCATCAGGGGTGCACGCGCTGGAAGAGGTGTGCGCCGAGGGTGAGAAAGCCGTCGCCGCCGACCAGGTGGACCGCGCCGTCGCCCTCAACGCGGCGTTCCACGCCAAGATAATGGAACTGGCGGGCAACGCGGTCCTCGCCGAACTCGCCGCCCAGGTGGACCGCCGGGTCCGCTGGTACTACACCCCGGTCGCGCGGCAGCGCGGCCGCCAGTCCTGGATCGAACACCGGGAACTGATCCTCGCGATCGCCCACAACGACCAGGACCGGGCCGCCCACCTGATGCGCGCCCACACCGAACACACCCGCCGCTCCTACCACGAGCGCCACGGATCCTGACCACGTACGGATGCCGGCTGCGGCGACAGCGAGGGCATGCGTGTTCCCCCTCCCGCGATCGGTGAGCGGATCGTGGAGCTGGAGGGGGAACACCGCAGGGCTCGCTCAGGACGACGGCCGGGTCCTCGGGGCCGTCCCGGCCGCCGTACGGCCGTCCTGCCCCGGCTGGCGCAGCAGCAGCGCGATCGCCGCCGCCACCATCGACACACCGCCGGCCAGCGCGTAGGCGCCGTTGTAGCCCCAGGCGTCGACCACCATGGAGCCGAGGCCGCCGCCGAACAGGCCGCTGACCAACTTGCCGCTGTAGGCGAGGCCGTAGTTGGTGGCGTTGTAGTTCTCGCCGAAGTAGTCCGGGGTCAGGGCGGCGAACATCGGGTAGAACGCGCCGCCGCCGAAGCCGGACAGGAAGGCGAAGAACAGGAACAGCCACTCGCTCTTGATGTCACCGGCCCAGATGACACCGAACTGGGCGAGCCCCAGGACCACGATGACGAACACCAGGGACGTCTTACGGCCCCACAGGTCCGACAACCAGCCGACGACCGCCCTCCCGACGCCGTTGATGACCGCCATGACCCCCATCGAGGACGCCGCGACCAGCGGGCCGAAGCCGATCTGCTTGGCGTAGTCGACCTGGAAGGAGATCCCGAAGATCGACACACCGGCGGTCATGACGATGCTGATCCACATCAGCGGCAGCATGCCGGTCCTGACGGCCTCCTTCGGGGTGTACTGCCGTACCGCCGGCGGGTTCTTCACCAGGCTCGCCGCGCTCTTGCCGCCGGCGGAGTGCGACAGCGGGTCGATGTCGGCCGGCCACCAGTTCTTCGGCGGGTCCTTGAAGAAGAACGCGCACACCGCGACGACGAGCAGCACGTACACGCCGATCAGGTCCAGCACCTCGTCGTAATTGCCGGTGTCGAAGGCGTAGTTGAAGATGAAGATGAAGGGCAGCGAGCCGTAGGCGAACCCGCCGTTGACGAACCCGGTCTTCGCGCCGCGCCGTTCCGGGAACCACTTGCCGACCATGTTGATACAGGTCGCGTAGATCAGCCCGGAGCCCGCACCGCCCACGACACCGAAGCCGAGGATGGCCGGCATCACGCTGCCGAGGTGGGACAGGGCCAGGAAGCCGAGCAGACACATCGCGGCGCCGAGGAACATCGCGCGGCGCGCCGTGAGGATGCCCCTCTCGCGCAGCCAGCCCGCCGGGAAGGCGATGCCGGCCTGGAAGAACACCCAGACGCTGAGGATCCAGAAGGCGTTGCTCTGGGTCCAGCCGTGCGCGGCGGACAGAGTGTCCTCGGCCGAGCCGTAGGCGTACTCCGAGACGCTGATGGCCATCATCGCGACCCACGGCAGGTACACCATGAGGCTGCGGGAGTGGCCGAGGATGTCACGGTCCGTCTCGCCGATGCGGTAGACCCGCCCCCGGGAGTCGGTGACTTCGCGGTACGAGCGGTTCGCCGAACCGGAGTCGGCGGGCGTGTTCCTTGTTGTCGGATCAGCCGTCATGTCAGGCTCCTCGCCGAGGGGGTGGGGATTGGGGACGACGCGCCGGACGCCGAGCCTGCCCGGCGCTCTGAGGAACAGCGCCACCACGGCACAGACGAGCCCGGTGCAGCCCGCCAGAAGGAACGCGAAGCGGGGGTCCCGCGCGGCGTACACGGCGGCGCGCGTGCCGCCGGCGGCGGCGACCGGCAACAGCCAGGCGCCGGCGAGGAGTCCGTGGACGCTCGCGCTGTGGTTCTCACCGAAGTGGTCCGTGGCCAGCGCGGTGACCAGCGCCAGGACCGCCGTGCCGGCCGCGGCGGTGACCGTGGCACAGCCGAGGAGGAGCAGCCCGCTGTCCGTCCGGGCCGCGGCGAGCGCCCCGAACTGGGCGGAGGCCAGCAGCAGACAGGCCGTGATCAGGGCCGCGCGCCGCCCCGAACGGTCCGACAGCGCGCCGGCCACGGCCACCGCGGCACCGCCCGCGACGGCCACCGACCACACCGTCGGGCCGCCGAGCCCGAGTTGTCCGCCGTACTCCGTGAACAGACCGATGCCGAGCACGGTGACGCCGGCCGCGCCCAGCAGGCACAGCCACATCAGCCACAGCACCGGGTTGCGGGCAGCCTCGTGCAGGGCGTGGTGGCGTACAGCCGGCGGGTTCTTCTCCCGTGCGCGCCGGGCGACGGGATCCGCCGGCACGGACCGCGGGTCGGGACGCGGGGGCCACCAGTTCCGCGGCGGGTCCTTGAGGAGCCGGCCGGCCCCCGCCACGGCCAGGGACGCTCCGGCCCCCGTGACCGCGAGCAGCACCTGCGGGTCGGCCCCGCGCACCGGGGCCAGGAGGAACGGTACGGCCCCGAGGGCGAGCCCGCTCGCCACTGCTCCCGTGGGGCCGCCCCGGCGCTCCGGCCACCACCTGCCCGGCAGCGTCAGACAGGTCGTTTGCACCAGCCCGGCGCCGGCACCGGCGGACACGGCGAAGACGAGCCGGACGGCGGCGAGGTCCGGAGCGGCGGCGAGCGCCAGATACCCGGTGAGGGTGGCGAGCGCTCCGGTCGTCATGGCCGCGCGGGCGGAGAGCCGGCCGCTGTTCCGCAGCCGCCCGGCCGGTACGGCGACGGCCGCCTGGGACAACGCCCACAGACCCGCCGGCCAGTACAGGTCCCCGCCCCACCGGTGAGCGGCACGGAGACCGGCCTGCGCCGCGACGAACGCGTACGCGGCACAACTGATGCCCGCCATGCCCGCCCAGGGCAGGACGACCATCCAGATCCGGCCACGGCCCAGCAGATCGACATCGCTCTCGCCGACCCGGTAGACCCGGCCCCTGCGGTCCCTCACCTCCCTGCACAGCACGGAGGCGGGGGAATCGATGGTTTCCATCGTGCGACTCGCACCCCTTGCGTCGAAAGTTCTGGCCAGCGCCCCCTGTCCCATGCCTTTCGTGCGCGCCCGGGTCCCGGGGCCGACTGACGCGCACCGCCGGCCGGCCCCTCCGTCACTCACGTCATGAACCGCCCCCCGGCAACCCGGCCGCCCGCGCCCTCCGAGCGGTGTCCCGCCCGGAGGGCGCCCCCGGGCCCCCGGCCGATGCCGGGCGAGCCCCCGTCGTCACAGGAGCCCCGCGGCCCGCGCCCAGCGGTACTTCGCGCCGAGCGCGGCCACCGGCTTCTCGGTCGTGTACGGGTACGCCACGACCCCCCGCTCGAACAGGTACTGGCAGGCCTCCTCGACCTCGACGTCGCCCGCGAGGGACGCCACGACCGGCTTCTCGATGCCCCGCTCGCGGAACTCCGCGACGACCCGCGCCGTCAGCTCCGCGAACACCGTCGGCGGGGTGACGATGGTGTGCCAGTAGCCGAGCACGAGCGCATGGATCCGCGGATCCTCCAGACCCAGCCGGATCGTCGCCTCGTACGTCGACGGCGGCTCGCCCCCGGTGATGTCGACGGGGTTGCCGGCCGCGCCGAACGGCGGGATGAACCGGCGGAACGCCTCGTCCAGGTCGGGCGGGATCTCCATCAGGGACAGCCCGTTGTCGGTCACCGCGTCCGACAGCAGCACACCGCTGCCGCCCGCCCCGGTGATGATCACGACGTTGTCGCCCCGGGGCGTGGGCAGGACGGGCAGGGCACGGGCGTACTCCAGCATGTCGTTCAGCCCCGGCGCCCGGATGACGCCCGCCTGCCTCAGGATGTCGTCGTACACCGCGTCGTCGCCCGCCAGCGCCCCGGTGTGCGAGCCGGCCGCCTTCGCGCCCGCCGCCGTACGGCCCGCCTTCAGCACCACGACCGGCTTCTTCGGCACGGTCGCCCGGGCCGCTTCCACGAATGCCCGGCCGTCCTTGAGGTCTTCGAGATGCATGGCGATGCACTCGGTGTGCGGGTCCTCACCGAACCAGGTCAGCAGGTCGTCCTCGTCCAGGTCCGACTTGTTGCCGAGGCCGACGATCGCCGACACACCCGTCTTCGTGGTGCGGGCGAAACCGAGGATCGCCATGCCGATGCCACCGGACTGCGAGGTCAGCGCCACCCCGCCCTTGACGTCGTACGGCGTGCAGAACGTGGCGCACAGGTCCTGCCAGGTGGAGTAGTAGCCGTAGGTGTTCGGGCCGAACAGACGGATGCCGTGCCGCTCGGCGATCTCCACGATCTGCACCTGGAGTGCGTGCTCGCCGGTCTCGGCGAAACCGGACGGGATGAGGACGGCGTTCGGGATCTTCTTGCGTCCCACGTCCTCCAGAGCCGCGGCCACGAACCTGGCGGGAATGGCGAAGACCGCCACATCCACCTCACCGGGAACGTCCGTGACACTCTTGTACGCCTTGCGGCCCAGAATGTCATCGGCCTTGGGATTCACCGGATGGATCTCCCCGGAGAAGCCGCCGTCGATGAGATTGCGCATGACCGAATTGCCGATCTTGCCCTGCTCGTTGGACGCGCCGACGACGGCGACGGACGACGGCTGCATCAGCCGGCGCATCGTCGACAGGATTTCGTCGCGTGTATACCGTCGACGAGATGGTGTCGACGACTCCGCGAGGATCACCCGGATGTCGGCGGCCATCGCTCCGCCGGGCGTGGCGATCACCGGATTGAGGTCCACCTCGGCGATCTCCGGGAAGTCCGCGACCAGTTGGGAGACCCGCCGGATCTGCTCGGCGACCGCCCACCGGTCCACACCTGCCTGCCCGCGCACCCCGCGCAGGATCTCCGCCGACCGGATGGAGTCCAGCATCGACACCGCCTCATCGGCAGAGACCGGCGCCAGCCGGAACGTCACGTCCTTCAGCACCTCGACCAGCACACCGCCGAGCCCGAACGCCACCACCTTCCCGAACGTCGGGTCGGTGACCGCGCCGACGATGACCTCCTGCCCCCGGGGCAGCAACTCCTGCACCTGCACGCCCTCGATCCGGGCCGCGGAGTCGTACGCGCGCGCGTTCTCGATGATCCGGCAGAACGCGGCCCGTACGTCCACCGCGCCCTCGACGCCCACCGCGACCCCGCCGGCGTCGGTCTTGTGCAGGATGTCCGGGGAGACGATCTTCATGACCACCGGCCCGCCGAGCCGCGCCGCGGCGGCCACCGCCTCGTCCACGTCCGCCGCCAGTGCCTCGCCCGGTACGGCGATCCCGTACGCGTCGGCGATCACCTTGCCCTCGGGCGCGGTCAGCGCGGTACGGCCCTCGGTGCGCACCCCGTCGAGGAGGGCGCGCACCTTCCGCACCCGGTCTTCGGCCATCACGTCAGATCACTCCGTTCGACTTCAGCCAGCGCAACTCCTCGTCACCGAGGCCCAGTTCGCCGACAAAGACGTCTTCGTTGTGCTCGCCGAGCAGCGGTGAACCGGTCACCTCGACGGGGGAGTCGGACAGTTTGATCGGGCTGCCGACGGTGATGAATTCGCCGCGTTCGGGGTGGGCTACGCGGACGACCATCTCGTTGGCGGCGAGCGAGGGATCCTCGATGATCTCCTTGGTGGACAGGATCGGCCCGCACGGGATGTTGTGCGCGTTCAGCTTCTCCAGCACGTCCCACTTGGGCAGGGTGGCGGACCATTCCTCGATCAGCTGGAACATCTTGTTCAGCTTCGGCAGCCGGGCCTCGGGGGTGGCCCACTCGGGGTCCTCGGCCAGTTCGGGCCGGCCGATCAGCTCGGTGATCGGCTTCCAGCCCACCGGCTGGACGATGACGTAGACGTAGTCGTTGGGGCCGCCGGGGGCGCACTTGACGGCCCAGCCGGGCTGGCCGCCGCCGGAGGCGTTGCCGGAGCGGGGGACCTCGTCGCCGAAGTCCTTGTTCGGGTACTCGGTCAGCGGCCCGTGCGTGAGGCGTTGCTGGTCGCGGAGTTTGACCCGGCACAGGTTGAGCACGGCGTGCTGCATGGCGACGTTGACGCGCTGGCCGCGGCCGGTGCGTTCGCGCTGGAAGAGTGCCGCCAGTATCCCGGCTACTGTATGCACTCCGGTGCCGGAGTCGCCGATCTGCGCGCCGGTGGCGAGCGGGGGGCCGTCCTCGAAGCCGGTGGTGGCCATCGAGCCGCCCATGGCCTGCGCAACGACCTCGTAGGCCTTGAAGCCGGTGTAGGGGCCCTCGCCGAAGCCCTTGATGGAGGCGTAGACGATCCTGGGGTTGATCTCCTGGATGCGTTCCCAGCTGAACCCCATCCGGTCCACCGCACCGGGACCGAAGTTCTCCACCATCACGTCCGAGCGGCGGATCAGCTCGGTCAGCAGTTCCTTGCCGCGTTCGGTCTTGGTGTTCAGGGTGATGCTGCGCTTGTTGCAGTTCAGCATCGTGAAGTAGAGGGAGTCGACGTCGGGGAGGTCGCGCAGCTGTTTGCGGGTGATGTCTCCGGTGGGGGCTTCGAGTTTGACGACGTCGGCGCCGAGCCAGGCCAGAAGCTGGGTGGCGGAGGGCCCGGACTGGACATGGGTCATGTCGAGGACGCGGATGCCCTCAAGTGCCTTTGCGGTCATGGGCGTCGACCTCACTTGTACATGGTCTGGTTCATGGTTCCGGGGGCGTAGGCGTCCGGGTCGACCCAGACGTTGATCAGCGACGGCTTGCCCGATTCACGGGCCCGGCACAGCGCGGGGGCGATGCCGGCGGGGTCGCGGACCTCCTCGCCGTAACCCCCGAGCAGCTGCGCGAACTTGTCGTACGCCACGTCGCCGAGGGTGTTGCCGACCCGCTCGCGGTCCTTGCCGTACTTGACGGCCTGGCCGTAACGGATCTGGTTCATCGAGGAGTTGTTGCCGACGACGCCGACGAAGGGGAGGTCGTAGCGGACCAGGGTTTCGAAGTCCCAGCCGGTGAGCGAGAAGGCGCCGTCGCCGAAGAGGGCGACGACCTCCTTGTCCGGGCGGGCCTGCTTGGCGGCGAGGACGAAGGGGACGCCGACGCCGAGGGTGCCCAGCGGGCCGGGGTCCATCCAGTGACCCGGTGACTTGGGCTGGACCACCTGCCCGGAGAAGGTGACGATGTCGCCGCCGTCGCCGATGTAGATCGAGTCCTCGGTGAGGAAGTCGTTGATCTCGCTGACCAGGCGGTAGGGGTGAATGGGTGAGGCGTCGGACCTCAGGCTCGGCAGTCGCTTCTCGATCGCGGTCTGCTCGGCGGCGCGCAGCTCGTCCAGCCACTCCTTGCGCTGGGAGGCCCCGCCGTTGACCCGCCCCGAAGCCGCCTCGGTCACCGACTTCAGCACCAGGCCGGCGTCCCCGACGATGCCGAGGTCGATGTCCCGGTTCTTGCCCACCGTCCGGTAGTCCAGGTCGATCTGGACGACCGCGGCGTCGGGGGAGAGGCGCTTGCCGTAGCCCATACGGAAGTCGAAGGGGGTGCCGACGATCACGATCACATCGGCGTGGGAGAACGCGTAACGCCGCGAGAGCTGGAAGTGGTGCGGATCGCCGGGCGGGAGCGTGCCACGGCCGGCGCCGTTCATGTACGCGGGGATATTGAGAGTGCGCACCAGCTCTACGGCCGCTTCCGTGCCCCGGGTCGTCCACACCTGGCTTCCCAGCAGGATCGCCGGCTTCTCGGCGTGGACAAGCAGGTCGGCGAGCTTCTCGACCGCCTCCGGATCACCGGCCGAGCGGGTGGAGGCCCGATAGGCGCCGGGCTTGGGCACTCGTGCCTTGTCCACGGGTACCTTCGCGTCCAGGACATCACGGGGGATCTCCAGGAACGACGGCCCCGGCGCACCGTGAAAGCACTCGCGGAACGCCATCGACACCATGTCCGCCGCACGGGCCGTGTCCGGCACCGTCGCCGCGAACTTGGTGATCGGCGCCATCATGTCCACATGCGGAAGGTCCTGCAGCGACCCCATCTTGTGCTGGGTCAACGCACCCTGCCCACCGATCAGCAACATCGGAGACTCCGCCCGGAAGGCGTTGGCGACCCCGGTGACGGCGTCGGTCGTACCCGGGCCGGCGGTGACCACCGCGCAGCCCGGCTTGCCGGTGATCCGGGCGTAGCCGTCGGCGGCGTGCGCGGCGACCTGCTCGTGACGGACGTCGACGACTTCTATGCCCTCGTCGACGCAACCGTCGTAGATGTCGATGATGTGGCCACCGCACAACGTGTAGATGCGGTCGACTCCCTCGGCCCTCAGCGCCTTGGCGACCAAGTGCCCACCGGAGATCACGTCTTGGGTGTCGTCGGGCATGGCGAAGTCCTGTCCCTTTCGTAGGGGTTTAGGTGGCTCGCGGTTGTCCTATGTTGTCCTGTATGTGTACTACGGTACGCCGTATGCGGTAGATTGCATACAGTCGACGAATACTGTATGAAGCTTGTTATTCCGCATCCCAGTGGGCGGTGTCCAGGGGGCGTATACACTTTTCGGTCACCGAAATCCGGCCACTCTCCGTCACTGGAGCCGACTCGGCTGTGACTCACCGATAGATGCGCAGGTGTCGCGCCATCGCGACGATCCGGCAGACAGGAGCCGCACAGCGACCTGTGCGAACACCAGGCACGGCAGCTGTTCGAGGAGTACGGCATCCCCGTGCCGCGGGCCGAGGTCACCGACTCGCCCAAGGAGGCCCGTGAGATCGCCCGGCGGCTCGGCGGCCGGACCGTGGTCAAGGCCCAGGTGAAGGCGGGCGGGCGCGGCAAGGCGGGCGGAGTCAAGCTCGCCGCCGATCCGACCACCGCAGATCTGACGGTACGTCACATTCTGGATATGGACATCAAGGGCCACCGCGTCGGCACGGTGATGCTTGCCGAACCGGTCGACGTGGCCGAGGAGTTCTACGTCTCCTATGTCCTCGACCGCACGGCGGGCGGCTTCCTCGCCATCGGCTCCGCGCAGGGCGGCATGGAGATCGAGGAGGCGGCCGCCACTCGCCCGGAGGCTGTGGTGCGGATCCCCGTCGACCGGGCTGAGGGCGTCACCTCCGCCAAGGCGGGGGAGATGGCGAGCGCGGCCGGGCTGCCGCCGCAGACCGTCGACGTTCTCCTGCGGCTGTGGCAGGTGCTGATCCGCGAGGACGCCCCGACCGAGGGGACTCTCCGCACCGACGGACACCGGCCGACCCCACTGCTTTCCCCGGCACCTCCGCCGGTCGCAACCTCACCCCACCTCACTCCCCTCACCCCCCGCGTCACCCCAACCCCAACCCCCACTTCACGCTCACCTCACCCTGCCCCGACCGTGCACCGAGAGCGGAGCTGACGTATGCCACCCACCCTTGTCGCGGACCTCGCCGACCCGCTGCCCGAGCTGGACTTCGGTCCTCTGCTCAACGCGGCCAAGGCCAAAGAACTCACCGACCAGGTGGCCGAGGCCGTAGACCGGGGCGCCGTACCCCTGTATCGGGGCCGCCCCGACGACACGCGTTTCCTTCCGGCCAGGACACCTCTGCATACATCCACCCGGTCACGCTCCTCAGCCCGCCGCCGTCCTCCCCGCTGCGCCACGCGGAACCCTTCGGCCCCGTCGACACGATCGTGCTGGTCGACACCGAGGCCGAGCTGCTGGCGGCCATGAACGC
The genomic region above belongs to Streptomyces sp. CG1 and contains:
- a CDS encoding GntR family transcriptional regulator, with the translated sequence MLSTGLPHGAVPKLERPGPLRERVYEALLELITTRALQPGQHLVESELAGHLGVSRQPVREALQRLNTEGWVDLRPAQGAFVHEPTEEEADQLLTVRTLLEAEAARLAALHADASGVHALEEVCAEGEKAVAADQVDRAVALNAAFHAKIMELAGNAVLAELAAQVDRRVRWYYTPVARQRGRQSWIEHRELILAIAHNDQDRAAHLMRAHTEHTRRSYHERHGS
- a CDS encoding OFA family MFS transporter — its product is MTADPTTRNTPADSGSANRSYREVTDSRGRVYRIGETDRDILGHSRSLMVYLPWVAMMAISVSEYAYGSAEDTLSAAHGWTQSNAFWILSVWVFFQAGIAFPAGWLRERGILTARRAMFLGAAMCLLGFLALSHLGSVMPAILGFGVVGGAGSGLIYATCINMVGKWFPERRGAKTGFVNGGFAYGSLPFIFIFNYAFDTGNYDEVLDLIGVYVLLVVAVCAFFFKDPPKNWWPADIDPLSHSAGGKSAASLVKNPPAVRQYTPKEAVRTGMLPLMWISIVMTAGVSIFGISFQVDYAKQIGFGPLVAASSMGVMAVINGVGRAVVGWLSDLWGRKTSLVFVIVVLGLAQFGVIWAGDIKSEWLFLFFAFLSGFGGGAFYPMFAALTPDYFGENYNATNYGLAYSGKLVSGLFGGGLGSMVVDAWGYNGAYALAGGVSMVAAAIALLLRQPGQDGRTAAGTAPRTRPSS
- a CDS encoding acetate--CoA ligase family protein, which encodes MAEDRVRKVRALLDGVRTEGRTALTAPEGKVIADAYGIAVPGEALAADVDEAVAAAARLGGPVVMKIVSPDILHKTDAGGVAVGVEGAVDVRAAFCRIIENARAYDSAARIEGVQVQELLPRGQEVIVGAVTDPTFGKVVAFGLGGVLVEVLKDVTFRLAPVSADEAVSMLDSIRSAEILRGVRGQAGVDRWAVAEQIRRVSQLVADFPEIAEVDLNPVIATPGGAMAADIRVILAESSTPSRRRYTRDEILSTMRRLMQPSSVAVVGASNEQGKIGNSVMRNLIDGGFSGEIHPVNPKADDILGRKAYKSVTDVPGEVDVAVFAIPARFVAAALEDVGRKKIPNAVLIPSGFAETGEHALQVQIVEIAERHGIRLFGPNTYGYYSTWQDLCATFCTPYDVKGGVALTSQSGGIGMAILGFARTTKTGVSAIVGLGNKSDLDEDDLLTWFGEDPHTECIAMHLEDLKDGRAFVEAARATVPKKPVVVLKAGRTAAGAKAAGSHTGALAGDDAVYDDILRQAGVIRAPGLNDMLEYARALPVLPTPRGDNVVIITGAGGSGVLLSDAVTDNGLSLMEIPPDLDEAFRRFIPPFGAAGNPVDITGGEPPSTYEATIRLGLEDPRIHALVLGYWHTIVTPPTVFAELTARVVAEFRERGIEKPVVASLAGDVEVEEACQYLFERGVVAYPYTTEKPVAALGAKYRWARAAGLL
- the frc gene encoding formyl-CoA transferase — translated: MTAKALEGIRVLDMTHVQSGPSATQLLAWLGADVVKLEAPTGDITRKQLRDLPDVDSLYFTMLNCNKRSITLNTKTERGKELLTELIRRSDVMVENFGPGAVDRMGFSWERIQEINPRIVYASIKGFGEGPYTGFKAYEVVAQAMGGSMATTGFEDGPPLATGAQIGDSGTGVHTVAGILAALFQRERTGRGQRVNVAMQHAVLNLCRVKLRDQQRLTHGPLTEYPNKDFGDEVPRSGNASGGGQPGWAVKCAPGGPNDYVYVIVQPVGWKPITELIGRPELAEDPEWATPEARLPKLNKMFQLIEEWSATLPKWDVLEKLNAHNIPCGPILSTKEIIEDPSLAANEMVVRVAHPERGEFITVGSPIKLSDSPVEVTGSPLLGEHNEDVFVGELGLGDEELRWLKSNGVI
- a CDS encoding thiamine pyrophosphate-binding protein, translating into MPDDTQDVISGGHLVAKALRAEGVDRIYTLCGGHIIDIYDGCVDEGIEVVDVRHEQVAAHAADGYARITGKPGCAVVTAGPGTTDAVTGVANAFRAESPMLLIGGQGALTQHKMGSLQDLPHVDMMAPITKFAATVPDTARAADMVSMAFRECFHGAPGPSFLEIPRDVLDAKVPVDKARVPKPGAYRASTRSAGDPEAVEKLADLLVHAEKPAILLGSQVWTTRGTEAAVELVRTLNIPAYMNGAGRGTLPPGDPHHFQLSRRYAFSHADVIVIVGTPFDFRMGYGKRLSPDAAVVQIDLDYRTVGKNRDIDLGIVGDAGLVLKSVTEAASGRVNGGASQRKEWLDELRAAEQTAIEKRLPSLRSDASPIHPYRLVSEINDFLTEDSIYIGDGGDIVTFSGQVVQPKSPGHWMDPGPLGTLGVGVPFVLAAKQARPDKEVVALFGDGAFSLTGWDFETLVRYDLPFVGVVGNNSSMNQIRYGQAVKYGKDRERVGNTLGDVAYDKFAQLLGGYGEEVRDPAGIAPALCRARESGKPSLINVWVDPDAYAPGTMNQTMYK